cgTGTATGAGTAAGTTATACAAaagtcattttttaattaatgtctccaatttaataatatatatatatatatttatttatttaaaaaaatattaatgaacttgtattaattaaaaaggtaaaaaatattttctttctaattttctttatatattttttaataaataattatatacataacaacttatttaaaaattaattaattatatatatatatatatttataattatatattcaatatatatatatatatattatatatatatatatatataacaccttatttataaattaattcataatatatttatataaaattgaattaatttgtCAGATTATTTgttattctttatatttaagaataaaaggTGATAGTGTGAAGGATTgagtattaagaatatatattttttaatataaattgaatgatttatttttaattgtaagacatattaattatatatttgtatataaaattataaaaataaattaataatctttagtgttcataattcataataaaatcAAGAGTTCGAATCTCGTTAGTTGCAAGTGATATATTAGTTGACCGAAATAATAAAGTCTGTAATATGATAAGATGGTTGTATTACAAAatgttttgaataataattcaattgGGGCAAGGGATATGTCcgaatagttttatttaatttatctttaataagttgtataatatatattgacttatattataatatattttattttgttttatttaatgtattttatttgaatgtcttatataatgtcttttattttcctatatatatatatatttcgattagattttgggatgacatttggtgtagtatcaaaagtctagctacgacGTATCCTAAACTTGTTTCCAttgttatatgtagaaatgtcacagttaatgacatgtttgatcatcggtctagtggtttcgttcgccgaattagatatagaaggagattaaacattatgaaaACTTagtcccataatagagttttactaTTGGTAGGGCACAAACAAGTGTCACCATCTAAACAAGAAATTATGCATTGGAAATATATGGATAATTTCCATGTGGGGGCATTAttacaagttgttcgctaagatgattctatatcatttttattgggaaaaactttgggagtcaaagatttcatctTAGATCTCATTCtttggatgaagcgttattcaTGGTGGAATTCTAACAGATGAtacgtgcatgaaaaaatgttgtattatggctaGTCGTTGTCATGTGTGTCAAGAATAGGTTGAATCAGCACCTCGCTTACTTTTACATTATCGaggggtgactagtatttggagtCTTTGTGAAGTATTACTAAGATTCATTGAGTGATGCCGGAGTCTTTAGGTAGTTGTtgagaagtttggattgatgtgaCTGATATAGCAtgcctacatatttgggttaacaTCCCAATTATTCTTTGGTGAATTATCTAGTTGGAGAGAAattgtcgaactttcaatgatcgtagtcgtccgattcacataatttataatactattattatgatgttttttgAGATACGTCGGGAATTTACGAGCTTgataacttattaattagtattgttttttcttatttgttattttcatgtCATGCTCTGTTGTtatgcttaaacgatttttatttttatttttaatatatatctttttttaaaaaaaacaaaattaatttccaaatttaagttaatctttattttaattatttagatatagaaaagttaataatttgaagaaaaagatgGTAATTTGAAAAATTCTGTATAAACGGTCGAATTCAGGAAATGTAACACTAAACCTTCAGCTCATTTGCTTTACTAATGCTTTTCCGTCGTTATTAACATGATCTGCATTTAACGCCACCTTTTCATGCGCAAAAACTACTTTGGGAGAACCATTTCATCTCTAGAAATGTCGCCATCCATGGATTCGTTAGAATTGGACTAAAAAAGCTTAAGTTAGATGAAAATAACAGGATCTCTGCCGGACTTTCCACGCAAATACTGGATTCTCAAAATGTTGGCGGCATTGTAAGGCTAAAGAATAACATGAACACAAAGTACGAGATTTCAATCGGTACACCACCACAGAAATTCACTGTGGTTTTTGATACAGGAAGCTCTAATCTGTGGATACCATCCTCAAAGTGCTACTATTATGTAAGTCTGATCATTTTATACACAAGATTATACACTATAAGGGGGAGAAAATTATGATGAATTTGCCTCTGTTTCTGTTGCAGCGTGCGTGTAATTATCATTCCAAATATTATGCCCGTCGATCAAGAACATATAAAGTGAACGGTTGGTGTTTGTTGCAACTTTTATAGAAATAACTTCATGTAAGCATGAAGGTGATATTGACTTGAAACATAATGTTGTTGTTTTGAATAGGAACATCTACTGAGATACACTATGGTTCAGGTTCAATAGCTGGCAAGTTTAGCCAAGTCAATGTTTTAGTTTGTGGTTTAACAATCAAGAATCAggttatacatatatatacaacatTTTCATAGATTTTCCAAATCATCATTTCATTAATACTTAAGTTTACTACAGCTACAAGACTTCCTTGAAGTAACAAAACTGTTCGGCTTtgggtttgagtttgagtttgggtttgagTTTAAGTTTGTGTTTTCCAAGTTTGATGGTATTCCGTATTCTTGGCCTTGGATTTGAGGAGATATCAGCTGGAGGTGTTGTTCCAatattagggatgacaatggggcggttcggggcggagAATGTATTTACCATCCCCGTCCCGTTTTTATTtcgagaatttttttaatatcatccccGCTCCGTTTGGTTTTTTCGGTTTCGAAAAATTCCGCAaggcaccgttaataaaatattttaaaaaaaaataaaaataaattatacaaaaaaattatataaacgaatttttatattgtaatatattaaaattttatattattataattaaacttattactcttataaaatatatagtgaataaataaatatattggtgatttaatatatttaattatgtttatagtgttcggggtaGAATCAGGGTGAAATCGGGGTGGGAGACACAAATACCATTCCCGCGCCATCCCCGTTTTATTttggggaaaaaccgtcccaaatgGGACAATTCGATTCGATTTTCTTAGGGAAGTTTCATATTCCATCCTTATCCAGTATGGTATGTATTATCTCATGTATGATATTCCTCTTAAAATAAGGAAGTAACCACTCATATTTGCAAGTACAACATGATGAACTAGATTCTGATTCAAAATCCAGTGTTACAAAAGAAGAGGAAGGAGGTGAACTTGTTTTGATTCAAGGCATTACAAGGGGAACCATATATATGGTTGTTTCTTTTACAACCTTATAAAGTGTCTGCTATTATAGTTTGTTATAGGTGATGTCTTCGTCAAGGGTCAACCAATAAGTAAACTCTTCCATTCGGTTGTTCATAAAAGAAGAGGTTATTTCTTAAACTAAGAGATATTGTTTGATGGGAGGTCAGGTTGGTGGAATGAattaaagaaaaagagagaaaatgtcGTTTATTGATTAAAGAGTATATTTTTCaggtgtttttttttgttatgtaaGTGTGGATTCTGGAACTTCTTTATTGTTAGGTCCAACGGTACGTGAAACtgaaaaagagttttatttctTGTAATTCATACCATTACCGATAAATAATGAATGATTTTCAAAAGTGTAGGTTGTGATTATCAAGTTAAACCATAAAATTGAAGTATGTGTATTTAACCATAAATGCAAGTTGGAGAGTATGGACAAATCGTTTGAGAGTATGGACAAATGATTCTAACATGCTCCTAGTAAaggtttgttattttttttgaaatctgatttttcttaaaatacacaaattctAATGTTGTCTTAACTTTTAATAGACATCACCATCTGAAAAAAATTTATTCCCTAATTTAGATTATGCCCAGTCTATGGAAGTAATAATAGAAGAACATCATATATTTTCGCTATCGATATGTGCAATATTTGTGAAATGATAGTTGTGTGGATGAAGAATAAGCATAAAAGGaatcaatgaaaaaaatgatattttaaactatattgataaggtaaatatttattattctcacttaaaataattaatattaacatatgaatcaagtaaataataaaaaaagaaggtTTACATCACCTCTGTGATTGGTTGTGAATACCAAATCTGAAATCAAACGTGGATTGTTCGCTAATTTCCTCAACGCCTAtagtttcatttttatttggttcTAGAAATTTTACTCTCTCGTCTAAGGaggtaaataattgtttatctTATTTTACCTTAATTGTTACgtattttgttttctaattgatctggttaataaaatattaaatttgtcaTGAATCAGTATATATTGAAGAGGAAGAAAGTGACTTTATTTTAGAgatcttctttttctttgtgGACCCTGGTTTGATATAATCTTTTATCTTCTCTATACTTACTtgcaaaactaaaaaaaatgaaaaatttattgatgAATTTAAGAAGTAGAATGAATCTTATAGTGAATGGGATCCCCACTTTATAGAATTCTTAGATCTTTAATCTCTTATTTAAATACTCTTTTTATTTGAaagctgatttttttttttaaactaaaaaatatacattataagTTTTTTCATAATATGTCAAACTAGTTTAGACAACTATATGTGTTAATTCATTGATCTTAATTAGATAAATGTGATCTATGAAGGGTTTGGGGGACCTATTCATGGGACATTATGATTTACCAATGCagcataatattattattaataataaaaataatggacACGTATTTGTTAAATGTATTTATGTTCACAAGAATATTTGGGTCAAATTTGTTTCcatttacaatatttatatttcagtCTTGTgcgtcatatttttttttgttctgcctcgttttttttatcttttaaactCCGTCTTTAAGGGTGGTTCGTAGCTCGCGATTGGTTTTAGTCTCATGCCTTATTTTCCGCTCGACTGCTCCCGCGATAAGAGACGAAGAATTTTAAATGTAGACTCGACCCAagtacatttaaaaaatttgtagTCGATTATTTTGTTAAGTCACGTGATTTACCTTCCCCGCGCTCAAATCTCGTAAAATGAAACGAAAAAATGACTGAGTCTTCtcatcttaaatatatattagaaatcgaaatataacttaataataGTTAGACATAGTTTTAGTTCTTTTCAAGAGTTGTCACCTAGTTACTTATTGAGAAATTAATAAAgacaaattttagaaaaaaaatggttCGACTCGTCGCTTGGTTACGCATGAGAAAGTGCCTCGGCGCTATGTTCCACACACTCGACAAAATTAACGATCtctatttcaaaacaaatttgatttttttattttatcatgacATGTTAcacgattatttttagatttaaatcCTGAATCTAATCTCGTTTCtctttaaaagattttaaagaGATACCCTAGTCtaagatttgaaagaaatatgcTCTTTCTACCTAAAATTCATCTAGGCTAAGACATTTCAATAGAGTATTTCATTTaagtttaattgaattacttACCGCGTAGGTGACAAATATGGACCGAAAATTGATAAACGATTCGTGtcagaaatttaaaaattattttgagtcatttctattcttaatttttttttaaatgtttagatCCTTCTTAAATCGAAAATGACTTAAGTAATTAAATCTGCCAAAATACACCTACAAACAATGCCTTAGCGTAAAAgtcaaccaaaataaaaaatctcaccAACATCTTTACCTTAACcctcatttgatttttttttttatcaaataatccaaaattgctcacaaatttatcaataataatgcACTAACAAGTTTTCTTACTTTCAGTTGAATTCGCATTCCTTTATAGGTTGGATTATACAAATTTCTTCACTTAAGTTCACTATAACTACAGAACTTCATTGAAGCAAGAAGAGTGTCAATTTTTGATGGAATTCTTGGCCTTGATTTCAGACAGTCAAGTATAGGAGGAAGATACGGATCTGGAAGAAAATCTTAACTCCTACCGGTTAGCGCGATATAGAGACCATATGACATTCGGAGCTCTAAAGAGATTTAATTACTCCGATTTGGCGGTTTTTGCATTCCTTGTGGCTGATGAGGTACAAGATTCAGAGCCAATATCGTTTAGAGAAGCGATGAAGATTAAGGAGAGAATCAAATGGAAGCGTGTTATGGCGGAGGAGATGACATCGCTTGACAAAAATGAGACATGGGAATTAGTTGACAAACTCAAGAGTCAGCGAGTGGTTGGTTCAAAGTGGGTGTTCAAATGAAAAAAGTGTAGAGGGGTAATAACAAAGCATGGTTTaaggaaaaattggtagttaaGGGCTTTACACAACGCGAATGAGTCGACTTTAACGAGATCTACTCCATGGTAGTGAAACACATGTCCATTCATGTGTTGCTCGCTATAGTGAATCAGTTTGGTTTAGAGCTCGAGAAAATGGATGTAAAGACAAAACTTTTAATGGGAACTTGGATGAGAAGATCTTTATGATGCAGCCCGAGGGGTTCGTCAAACCCGGTCATGAAAGAAAGGTATGTCTCCTTAAACGCTTgatttatggtttgaaacaattCCAAGACAATGGTACTTTTGTTTTGATGATTTCATGGTTTGTAACGATTTTGTGAGGAACAATTTCGATAGTTGTGTTTATATCAAGTGGGTTGATGGTTATGGGGTCTTTCTATTGTTATACATGGATGATATGTTAATCGCATTGGGAAATAAGGAAGAAGTTCACAAGGTCAAGAGTTTGCTAGgcaattatttgagattaaggATATGGGACcgagaaataaaattttgggATGGTGATTGAGCGGGATTAGGAGAAAGGCTCCATGTTCGTGTCTCAAAACGACTACCTTTGAAAAGTGGTTGCCAAGTTCGGGATGCCTGGCGCTAAGGCGGTTCAAACACCATTAgctactcatttcaaactctcctcaaaattatcacccaATATCGAGGAAGAAAAAATGAGAATGGAAAACACCCCATATGCGAGATGTCGGGAGCTTAATTAATGTATGTCATGGTATGTACGCAGCCCAATTTTTCACGCGGTTAGTCTTGTTAGTCGATTTATGGCCAACCCGGGGAAAGAACATTGGGAGGCGACGAAATGAGTTCTCCATTACATTGGAGGATCCTTAAATGTCAGTCTTTATTTTAAATGGGCGGGTGTAGGGAATGATATGTTgagaggatatgttgatgctgataTTGCAGATGACTTGGACAAGTGATGGTCCCTAACGGGATATGTGTTTACCCTATTTGGATACTTGGTAAGTTGGAAGGTACAATTACAATTTGTAGTTGTCCTTTCAACAACGGAAGCCGCCAAGTATATCGCTATGACGGATGGTGTCAAGGAGACACTTTAGTTGAAGGGTCTCGGGTGAATTTGTGGTGAAGCATGATAAAGTGGAGTTGTTCTGCGATAACCAGAGCACCATACACGTCTAAGAACTCGATCTTTCACGAGCGcacaaaaataatgtaaattatgaaatttgattactaaaatttaaattttaaaaaaaatgaaaaatgaaggtgaacctaaaattaatttattttcaaccaaaaaaaaatattctaccCACCAAACTTAGGGCATCACAGCTCTTTGGTCGATTCTGATAGGTACCTTAAAATTGTTTAGAACGAAAACAAAATTTTGCCTattagaagaaaatatatttttatgtttttaaaccTGATAATAGACCTATTGGAAGAGCATGTCGCCCAAACAATACTTAGACTTTACACTAATATTTGTCAAGTCATTTGTTAGTCATGTAATCAAATGATACATAATTCTATTTGCTTTAAGAAGTACATTAAATACTATATGTACTTTTATTAGTTAAATGAAAAGTTTGTCGATGAAGAACGGCAATTTATTACCAAACGAGAGATGATGGGagaaatttgacttaaaatatcgaaaagttaataatttgaaaaaaattgaaatggtCGGATTCAGAGAATATAAACCTAAATCTGGTTCATTTGCTTTACTGATACTTTTCGTCGTCATTTTAACCCGATCAACCAGTGAACGCCACCTTTTCATCAGCATTCAGCAAAAACTACTTTAGGAGAACAATTTAAGCTCTAGAAATGTCGATATATATCCATCAACATCGATTCATTGCGTCTTCGTTTTGCTACGGAGGAGGCGTCTGTAGGTGATCAgcaatcttatatatatatatacatgtcgTGTCAGTTAATTAATTAGTCGATTTCTGCATTTTCTGAATCAACTTTTCAGGTGATCAAGCATGGGAACAAAGTTTAGTGCAGCAGTTATCACTCTTTTTCTTTCATCCCTCCTTCTTCAACAGGCGTTTTCTGAATCCAACGATGGAATCGTTAGAATTGGACTCAAAAAGTTTAAGTTAGATGAAAACAACCGGATCCCTGTTCAGATTACCACGCAAATACTGGATTCTCAAAATGCTGACGGCATTGTAAAGCTAACGAATTTCATGGACATGCAGTACTATGGTGAGATTTCAATCGGTACACCACCACAGAAATTCACTGTGCAATTTGATACAGGAAGCTCTAATCTGTGGATACCTTCCTCAAGAAGGTGCTACTTATCTGTAAGTTTGATCATATATCATTCAAAAAAATTTTATTAGGGGAGAAAATTGTGTTGAATTTGCCTCTGTTTCTCCTGCAGCGTTGGTGTTTCTATGTCCCTCGTTCAAGAACATATAAGAAGAACAAATACGATGCCCGTCGTTCAAGAACGTATAAAAAGAACGGTTGGTGTCTGTTGCAACTTTTATAGAAATAACTTCATGTAAGCAACAAAGCAGGAAGGTGATATTGAATTGAAACATAATAATGTTGCTGTTTTGCACAGGAACATCTGCTGAGATACACTATGATTCAGGTTCAATAGCTGGCAGGTTTAGCCAAGACAATATTTTAGTTGGTGGTTTAACAATCAAGAATcaggttattatatatatacaacattAGCCTTTCATAGATTTTCCAAATCATAATTTCTTTAATACTAATACTATACTTAAATTCTCTACAACTACAGGACTTCATTGAAGCAACAAGAGTGTCCCGTTCTATATTTAAGTTTGCTAAGTTTGATGGCATTCTTGGCCTTGGATTTCGGGAGCTAACAGATTATGGTGTTGTTCCAATATGGTATGCACTATCtatgtaaaaacaaaatttgttgTGATATTCATTTTAAGATAAGGAGTAACCTCTCATATTTGCAGGTACAACATGATGAACCAGGGACTGATTCGGAATCCAGTGTTCTCATTTTGGCTTAATAGAAACGCAAAAGAAGTGGAAGGAGGTGAACTTGTGTTTGGTGAGATTGATCCAAAGCATCACAAGGGGAGCCATACTTATGTCCCTGTGACCCACAAGCCTTATTGGCAGGTTgtgaaacttatatatatatttttaatttgtatggTTGTTTCCTTTATAACCTTATAATGTGTTTGATCTTGTAGTTTGATATGAGTAATGTTTCAATCAATGGTCAATCAATAGGTAAGTTCTTTCATCAATCATTCATAAAAGAAGAGGTCATTTCTTAAACTAAGAGATAGTGTGTAATGGGAAGTCATGTTGGTGgtatgaaaaagaaagaaaaagagagaacATGTCATTTATTGATTATTGAGTACATTTTGAAGGTGTTTG
This is a stretch of genomic DNA from Impatiens glandulifera chromosome 4, dImpGla2.1, whole genome shotgun sequence. It encodes these proteins:
- the LOC124933824 gene encoding aspartic proteinase A1-like yields the protein MGTKFSAAVITLFLSSLLLQQAFSESNDGIVRIGLKKFKLDENNRIPVQITTQILDSQNADGIVKLTNFMDMQYYGEISIGTPPQKFTVQFDTGSSNLWIPSSRRCYLSRWCFYVPRSRTYKKNKYDARRSRTYKKNGTSAEIHYDSGSIAGRFSQDNILVGGLTIKNQDFIEATRVSRSIFKFAKFDGILGLGFRELTDYGVVPIWYNMMNQGLIRNPVFSFWLNRNAKEVEGGELVFGEIDPKHHKGSHTYVPVTHKPYWQFDMSNVSINGQSIGVCRSGCSAIADSGTSLLAGPTTAITMLNHEIGVKGVVSHECKSIVKEYGQTILKMLLEEAKKICSLNGLCPVNGTKRIEKNSNRITSHVFSIGMCDTCEMIVVWMESRLVKKQTKNDILNYVNKLCDSLPRPYQASTVNCSQISSMPIVSFLIGGRKFSLSSKECIWKMGEGAAEECKSGFISLDDNFNLPPYKPFWILGDIFMVRYHTVFDFGRSRIGFADAAG